A region of the Cucurbita pepo subsp. pepo cultivar mu-cu-16 chromosome LG14, ASM280686v2, whole genome shotgun sequence genome:
CAATGCTTAGTTAATGTATATTAATTAACCGACATTGTTTTTAGCGTAACGACAGGTGACTTTTCAGGCTGCACAATGCGTAGTTTGAAAacaattcattttaattaattaaaaagggtTTCagatttaattatatttaatccCTACTTGGTCTTCTTTTaccatatttaatttaattaattactttattaGATTAGACTGTGCTACAACATCTCGGTTCTAGTTCGAGTAACGAGAGTCAAGCTTAGAGATGGTATCACTTTTTACCGAACGGAGAAGCCCTTTTGAAAGAAGCTATTCAGGAATTATAACGCTCACGTGAACGTAACTTAACCGTACTTGACATGTATCTTTTCCCTGAAGttgaaagttcaaattctCGTACCCTATAATCACTAACCGCTGCATTAAAACTATGAAAATCATACCGACCAAGTTGTTTGAGTTATTTTAGGATTTTGTTCGGTAGATTTCTGAAAACGTTGTCAACATCGTGTTTAACctctaactttaaaaatacGTCAATTATTGTTAAGTTACGTTCGAACATacgtattaaaataaaattataacctaaactttttttttataataaaattgaattaaaaacatGTGGGGGACAAGGGAAGAACTTGgcctttaatttttaattaaccaAAGTTTCaatgattaatatttcatcagaccatattataaaataaatatattatttagacAGACAGCTAATTCCTATGTCTATGGTTTTTAGAACACCAATCGTTACTATAATTCTAATTTCATGACGTAAGTACCCTTTTTgcctaattaaaaaaaaactctaaccCTAAGTTAAGCTGATGGGTTCGTGTCAAATTCAGGGGTAGAAAtgtcatttattaattatgaaaagaaaaaacaatccTATTTGGTATCTATAGACAAAACCACGTTATATATGAATGTTACTTATCGACAACATATAGACCGAGAGAATTAGAACAAGGGTGACTTCGTAAAAGTTAAATGACCAGAATAGGGTGTTTGGTAAACGAGCGTCCGAGAATCAATAAGATGCTGTTACCCACGATATTTTTGATGAGGGAGCACGTGAAAGAAAAGCAGAATGAAATGGTCCAAAATGGTGAATACGATTAACGCGTGAGTAACATTAGGTATCGAAGGGAGAGTGGGGGGCCGGGCCGAGAAGAGAAGGAGTATGACACATCGCTATGGGAGATATTAATGGTAAGTGTGGTGGAAGGGAAAGAGAGAGTGCCTGAAAAAGGCCATATAACATGGCATAGCCATAGAGTTTGAAGTTGGGATGGATCATAGGGCGTACGGGGGTGGCGTAGAGTAAGGACCACAACAGGCAAAGGCCAAAGGCCAAAGCCCCGCACCGCACCGCTCCGCCCCCCGCTCGCGCACGCAGATGCACATGGCGTTAGGACCACGCCGCACACTCTACCCACCACTTGGCGGCTCTTTTGTCTcctttcctctctttctttgatAGTGTGTTAATTAGGgcaatgatgatgatatggaTGCACACAATCCCATGTTCAATAAaatccattaattaattaacgaGTAAACGATACCCAACTTTAGTAAACGAtcccttctttctcttatGAATTAGAAAGAACGGACCCCACTTAACTATTTGTATAGGATGAACAGCACGAGAGTATGATATCTTCAGAAATCCATAAGATAcagatttataaatttcaaaggtcaaatttgtaatttaacattGTGATAGACTATGACGTGTTTTTAATGTTCTTCCCATGTGAAGACCTAGCCTGAAAAAGGTACGAAGTGGTCACCCGTGGATTAGAGCAGAAGCTAAAGAACATGAGAAAAACAGGGGATGCTTTGTTGTTGCTCTGTTCTTGTATAAAACCAGAGGCAAGGTACGGATTCAAAGCTTAGAAATTTGCTTGCTTCATCGTATACCTCGAACACCTCGAACAGAAGCAGCTGGTAGATGTTGTCTTAGTTTCCCCTCAACGTTTCTAAAATGcatatgttagggagaagttttcatactctataaagaatgtttcgttctcctcccccaccgatgtgggatctcacacaatcTATCCCCTTTCAGGGTCTggcgtctttgctggcacaccgtctcgtgtccaccccttcgggggctcagcctcctcgctagcatatCACTTGGTATCTGGCTCTAGTACTCTTTGTAACGAGCTAAGCCCATCACtaccaaatattgtcctctttcgagttttctctaaaaaattttaaaatgtttctactagggagaggttttcacacacttataaacaatgtttcatcCTCCCTAACTGagtaggatctcacacaaacTTTGGGGCCGGTGCCAGCTCAGTAGAGACACCAGTGGCCAATCATGAGAACAATTCAATACAACATAAAAATTGTCGACCAATCCCATTCGACGactttttattagtttataaacACTACTTTTACCTATAAGTTTCATAGTCACTCGCTACAGTACCAATTCCTTGCAACGGATCTCACATAAACTTACAATCCATTCGACTATGGAGGAACAATTGTGAACCCAAATACAGCTACAAACCCAAGACTCATTTACGTTTGCTCAATGGGCTGCAAAAACTCAGCCATTTCTCTTCTAACCGAGCATAACTCTAACACCATATTAGATAAACACGaactttcatttcaaaattcattgTTTTAAGTAACTCACAATTCATTTTAACCCCCTCGAGTTTAGCTCAAAATATAGTACCATACATGTTTTGAACATCATCGATCCGTTTATTAAGCTTTCAAGAATCGTAAAAACTCATAGTACAAACCTCTTCAATCTTTAGTACTTATATagcacaatatatatatatgtattatgATAACTTCTGGTGCGCCAAAAAACTCATTCCTTTGCAAGCCATGAGCCACCGGACTCGCCATTTTCCTTGTCAACCTTCTTGCTTTTAGCCCCTCCTTTCTCAGCCTTATGGCCTTCTTCACGAAGATCAGTGATGTTCATGTGAACCCCAGGGTCATTGCCTGTGTAGCTACCACCAAACATGATGGAGTTGTTTATGGCTTGGAAGTTGCTGTTAATGTAGGAGGTGAGGGGCTCGTTCTCGTCGACGCCTGCATCCTCGAGCTTCTTGGTTTTACCATTCAACTCGGCACGCATGGTGGCACCGGTGTTGGTTCCAGCTAGTGTTATGACGCTCGAGCCGTGGTCGTCGACGGCTTCATGATGGTGAGAACCTATTGATAACAAGAGATCAAACTTAAGCATAATTCAACTTGTTTAGATTTAATACGCTACCTCCTTTTCGGATCATGCCCAAGCGACTGGTGAGGGTGGAAGCCATTTCTTGGACCTTGGCGCCGAATTCTCGATGCTTCTCGTTGTCGTCGATGGAGGAGTGAGCGGGCTTTTCGTAAGATGGCGCCATTAGAGTGCAAGTGAAAGAGGGATGGGAAGGGGTTGAATGAGAATGGATGAGTTGAAGAAAGGGGATGGAAGAAAATGGGGTATAAAAGGAGGGGGAAGGGAATAAAGGGGTGCCTTGAATGCAAATACATGAGGTTTATTGTAGCACCAGCAACAGGGAAAAGAGAGTAGAATTGCTTCACAAATGGGTTTGTGCTGCCTTTTGTGATTCTCAATGGTTCTTTAGGCCGAGTCTTTTCGTGACATTGTAGCGACCAAGCCCATAGTTAGTAGGTattgcctcgtgtctaccctatTTCGAGGCTCAGCCCATTCGTGTGACcttccaatccacccccttttggggtccagcgtctttgctgacacactgcctcgtgtccacccacTTCGGGTCTCAGCCCATTTGTaggaccctccaatccaccaCCTTTCATGGTCCAGcatctttgttggcacacccCCTCGTGTCCACCCACTTCGAGACTCAGCCCATTCGGGGAACCctccaatccactcccttttggggtccagcgtctttgatggcacaccgcctcgtgtccatccACTTTAGGGCTCAACCCATtcgtgggaccccccaatccactcaTTTTCAGGGTCCAGcatctttgttggcacaccgcctcgtgtccaccccacttcagggcttagcctccttgctggcacattatCCAATGTCcaaggctctgataccatgtgtaCTAGCTGgcacagatattgtcctctttgggcttaccATTCCACGCTTTCtcttaagtttttaaaacgcgtttactagagagaggtttccacacctttataaacaatgttaCATCCTCCTCCCCCACCgatgtaagatcccacatccatAGAGTATCATTTCAAATGATCAAGTAGGAGTATGAATCTAATTATCGCAACCAATTTGAGTATAGTTCAACGGACAAGACACACATAAACGGATTGCACACAAACAGAATTCAACACATTTATTCATCACACAATAAGTAGCCACAGGCTACATAATTTGAGCATACAAGACaatcaaaagaaatcaaaacgCACAGACAAAGGGCTTTTAACAAGATGAACACCATCGGTCCATGTTAAGCTTCCAAACGAGTACCCATAGTTCCTTTGAAGACTACTCGAAAACTTAACCTTAAACGAAATCTTCTTCACATTGGAATTGAACGCCAACACCCGGGGCTTCACTCTAACCTTCGACCCAGGTGGAGCCTTAATCACCGCCTTATAAACCGCCGTCAAGTTCCCCACATTCGTCACAGTTCGAGTCACCGTGGTCGAGTTTGTCAGCGCCGGTACAGTAATGGTCGGCAGATTCAAATCCAAAACAGAGGCCCTTTTCGACGGACACACTGTTTTCTGCTGCGATAGGTGAGAGATTTCCGCCTCCGTATAACCCATGCTGCACAGGTAATAATATATGTAATCCGTGGCTCCCAGATCGTAGATCAGACCTGGGTCGACGGCGGCGTTGGCGTCCACCACTCCGCCGCCATAGTCAAATGGGTCTGCCACTTTTGGTGGACTTCCTTCGGCAAAAATTGGCAATCCTGATGGGTCCTCTACACGAGCTACATTCATGAAAATGGAAGTGGATTAATATGCACCCGCTATggtgaggtttccacacatttgtaaagatgtttcgttccctcctCTAAccgaagtgggatctcacaatccaccgctATGAGGCCTAGCGACATTGCGGGCTTtactcaagattttaaaatgttttgttccctccTCCAAGCGAgctgggatctcacaatccatcccctatgagacccaacatcctcacgAGTTTcactcaagattttaaaactgATGTCTGGCTcaaggtccagcgtccttgcggGTTCCCTTCTCCCAttgatg
Encoded here:
- the LOC111810270 gene encoding uncharacterized protein LOC111810270; translated protein: MAPSYEKPAHSSIDDNEKHREFGAKVQEMASTLTSRLGMIRKGGSHHHEAVDDHGSSVITLAGTNTGATMRAELNGKTKKLEDAGVDENEPLTSYINSNFQAINNSIMFGGSYTGNDPGVHMNITDLREEGHKAEKGGAKSKKVDKENGESGGSWLAKE